A single region of the Mercenaria mercenaria strain notata chromosome 6, MADL_Memer_1, whole genome shotgun sequence genome encodes:
- the LOC123548824 gene encoding uncharacterized protein LOC123548824, giving the protein MDTLQKLAPFLLTFAIYHGFVDGLIGLRPPDQTPHKELEKKPPRPVSPKPSRIHRTQLYSPYDHPDAIHNATVIETELRGEGDRCQTLALLVCSSQLLRYSLQNRTDVCMDVKQFTSCILGSLKENGRREFVTGMVMLDDLRFAVRKSFRCLGNDSFVHLRHRIAKRHGGNCCTEGIMNCAIQTFFKMHANRKESCNLVNFYDVCMNEVSESCQSKSLATLYPVFVSNMKRQCKTTVKSRKRSNLLNRVFSILT; this is encoded by the exons ATGGATACGTTACAGAAACTCGCG CCTTTTCTACTGACATTTGCAATTTATCATGGCTTTGTTGATGGACTTATAGGACTTCGGCCACCAGATCAGACGCCACATAAAGAGCTAGAAAAGAAGCC GCCAAGACCCGTGTCACCAAAACCATCTCGCATTCATCGTACGCAGTTATATTCCCCTTATGATCATCCCGATGCAATACACAACGCAACTGTCATCGAAACAGAATTACGAGGGGAAGGAG ATAGATGTCAGACCCTTGCATTGCTCGTGTGTTCTTCACAACTTTTGAGATATTCTCTTCAAAACAGAACAGATGTTTGCATGGACGTTAAG CAGTTTACTAGCTGTATATTGGGATCACTAAAAGAAAATGGAAGAAGAGAATTTGTTACGGGGATGGTAATGCTGGATGACCTTCGTTTCGCAGTGAGAAAATCATTTCGTTGTCTGGGCAACGACTCTTTTGTTCACTTGAGACATAGAATAGCAAAAC GTCATGGAGGAAATTGTTGTACGGAAGGCATTATGAATTGTGCTatacaaacatttttcaaaatgcacGCAAACAGAAAGGAGAGTTGTAACTTAGTGAACTTTTATGACGTTTGTATGAACGAGGTTTCCGAATCATGTCAGTCGAAGTCATTGGCTACATTATATCctgtgtttgtttcaaatatgaagaGACAGTGCAAAACAACTGTGAAAAGCAgaaaaaggtcaaatttattgaaTCGTGTTTTTTCTATCTTGACCTGA